A single Anatilimnocola floriformis DNA region contains:
- a CDS encoding sigma-70 family RNA polymerase sigma factor → MFDAMLDEFDDDAVRTPEEDEGFAVQAVAELELDDDTADLDVVDGAADADAPVKLDDEELMSLGEDSESWSDDPVRMYLTQMGEIPLLTRQQEIYLAKKIEVTRRRFRTKLLECDYVIQQAYKVLKRVHEGELPFDRTVQVSVTDRLEKDQILGRLPHNLKCLEILLKRNRKDYLLAMSKSAPKTKRKIAWVRLSRRRRKCVRLVEELGLRTQRIEQMIRTLEDFHARVEELRAKIHAHELQKGPAADRKPWQSELRSILVAAQETPSSLKARVKLLKVVYTEYQQAKRELSEGNLRLVVSIAKKYRNRGLSFLDLIQEGNAGLMRAVDKFEYRRGFKFCTYATWWIRQAITRAVADQSRTIRIPVHMVETMSRVRNVSRQLLQELGREPTIEETARRAKTTVDEARRVLAMSRYPISLDRPVGNSEDSHFGDLLPDGTAESPATGASQEMLRNRINRVLKTLSYREREIIKLRYGLGDGYSYTLEEVGHIFKVTRERIRQIEAKAVRKLQQPSRSQELVGFLD, encoded by the coding sequence TTGTTCGACGCAATGCTCGATGAATTTGATGACGACGCAGTCCGTACTCCGGAAGAAGACGAAGGCTTTGCCGTACAAGCCGTCGCCGAACTCGAACTGGATGACGATACTGCGGATCTGGATGTCGTCGATGGCGCCGCCGATGCCGATGCGCCCGTCAAGCTGGATGACGAAGAACTGATGAGCCTGGGTGAGGACTCCGAATCGTGGTCGGACGACCCGGTTCGCATGTACCTGACCCAAATGGGCGAAATTCCACTGCTCACCCGGCAGCAGGAAATCTATCTCGCCAAGAAGATCGAAGTCACCCGTCGCCGCTTCCGCACCAAACTGCTGGAATGCGACTATGTGATCCAACAAGCCTACAAGGTGCTGAAGCGCGTGCACGAAGGCGAATTGCCCTTCGACCGCACCGTGCAGGTCTCGGTGACCGACCGCCTCGAAAAGGATCAAATCCTCGGCCGGTTGCCCCACAACCTGAAGTGCCTCGAAATCCTGCTGAAGCGCAATCGCAAGGACTATTTGCTCGCCATGAGCAAATCGGCCCCCAAGACCAAGCGCAAGATTGCCTGGGTTCGCCTCAGCCGTCGCCGTCGCAAGTGCGTTCGCCTGGTCGAAGAATTGGGTTTACGTACCCAACGCATTGAACAGATGATTCGCACGCTCGAAGACTTCCACGCTCGCGTCGAAGAACTTCGCGCCAAGATTCATGCTCACGAATTGCAAAAGGGACCCGCCGCCGACCGCAAGCCGTGGCAGAGCGAACTCCGCAGCATCCTGGTTGCTGCTCAAGAAACTCCCTCGAGCTTGAAGGCTCGCGTCAAGTTGCTGAAGGTGGTCTACACCGAATATCAGCAAGCTAAGCGCGAACTGTCGGAAGGCAACTTGCGTCTCGTGGTGTCGATCGCCAAGAAGTATCGCAACCGTGGTTTGTCGTTCCTGGATCTGATCCAAGAGGGCAACGCCGGTTTGATGCGAGCCGTCGATAAGTTCGAATATCGCCGCGGTTTCAAGTTCTGTACGTACGCCACCTGGTGGATTCGCCAAGCCATCACCCGTGCGGTCGCCGATCAAAGCCGGACGATTCGCATTCCGGTGCACATGGTCGAAACGATGAGCCGCGTGCGCAACGTTTCGCGCCAGCTCCTCCAAGAGCTTGGCCGCGAGCCCACGATCGAAGAAACGGCCCGCCGTGCAAAGACGACCGTCGACGAAGCTCGCCGCGTCCTCGCCATGAGCCGCTACCCGATCAGCCTCGATCGCCCTGTCGGCAACAGCGAAGACAGCCACTTCGGCGACCTGCTGCCGGACGGCACTGCCGAAAGCCCCGCCACCGGCGCCTCGCAAGAGATGCTCCGCAATCGCATCAACCGAGTCTTGAAAACACTCAGCTACCGCGAACGCGAAATCATCAAGCTCCGCTACGGCCTCGGCGACGGCTACAGCTACACGCTGGAAGAAGTCGGCCACATCTTCAAAGTGACCCGCGAACGCATCCGCCAAATCGAAGCCAAAGCCGTCCGCAAACTGCAGCAACCCAGCCGCAGCCAAGAGTTGGTCGGCTTCCTCGATTAA
- a CDS encoding SDR family NAD(P)-dependent oxidoreductase produces the protein MSAVDLKGQVAVVTGASLGIGEATAVALARAGASVIVNYRSHREQAEKVVKECEAAGGQAVAVAGDVAEQAAVENLVAEAVKNFGKLTIAVSNAAFSDREVFYQADMAGFKRTVDVTMWGAFYLMRAATQQMIKQGESSPGVPGGGSIVLVSSPHAFIPAPRAMAYNMSKAAVEHMARTAAIEVAEHRIRINVIQPGWTDTPGERKFASEDTLQTAGAKIPLGRLGTPAEMAEGILFLADPKNTYLTGAALLIDGGISLPWWANRGSAAPG, from the coding sequence ATGTCTGCTGTTGATCTGAAGGGGCAAGTCGCCGTCGTCACCGGCGCTAGTTTGGGAATTGGCGAAGCCACGGCTGTTGCTCTGGCGCGGGCTGGGGCCAGCGTGATCGTCAATTACCGCTCGCATCGCGAACAGGCCGAAAAAGTTGTCAAAGAGTGCGAAGCGGCAGGTGGACAGGCCGTTGCCGTCGCGGGCGATGTCGCTGAACAAGCGGCCGTCGAGAATCTAGTGGCCGAAGCGGTGAAGAACTTCGGCAAGCTGACGATCGCCGTCAGCAACGCGGCGTTCAGCGATCGCGAGGTTTTCTATCAGGCCGACATGGCTGGTTTTAAGCGGACAGTTGATGTGACGATGTGGGGCGCGTTCTACCTGATGCGGGCCGCCACTCAGCAGATGATCAAGCAGGGTGAGTCTTCGCCGGGAGTACCCGGAGGCGGCTCGATCGTGCTGGTCAGTTCGCCGCACGCGTTCATCCCGGCGCCGCGGGCGATGGCTTACAACATGTCGAAAGCCGCTGTCGAGCACATGGCCCGGACCGCTGCGATCGAGGTTGCTGAGCATCGCATTCGGATCAACGTCATCCAGCCCGGCTGGACCGACACTCCCGGCGAACGAAAGTTCGCCAGTGAAGACACATTGCAAACGGCCGGCGCAAAAATTCCGCTCGGCCGTCTCGGCACCCCCGCCGAAATGGCCGAAGGAATTTTGTTCCTCGCCGATCCGAAGAACACGTATCTCACCGGCGCCGCACTCCTCATCGACGGCGGCATCAGCTTACCGTGGTGGGCGAACCGGGGCTCGGCAGCACCTGGCTAG
- a CDS encoding TolC family protein — protein sequence MPAFHCPPLPSSFRHALRATALGLGGCLLAATSFAQQPVNIRPVAHQEQPPPAVHQLPPQGQLAPPQPHAGLALEQLEQMALHNNPSLGRAHAQVQIAKGTWVQVGLPPNPSVGYSGQQLGSNGLAEQHGVYVTQEIVRGGKLNLNRQAAAHEVARAEQELVAQQYRVLTDVRTAYYRVLIAQRQIDLTTDIARMYSQALDTTNKLLKAQEISRLDLLDAQLDLENARVALQNAQYSHSSAWRSLTAVLGQPDFQPQPLAGDVTVAAKKLNYQEMLQRMLTASPEIAAAASEIERARWAYQRALVEHKGNVNLQALYNWQDNGIGGRPDGALIVDMPIPIWNKNQGGIVKAQGEVTVAEHKMALLELDIQQRLAPVFERYESSANQVERMQGTILKLAQENVDLSRKAYQAGEQTYLEMLDAQRKYSNAHSMYLDALRDLRLAEAEMEGFLLQNSLQAK from the coding sequence ATGCCCGCCTTTCATTGCCCACCTCTACCGTCGTCGTTCCGCCACGCCCTGCGCGCAACCGCGCTCGGGCTGGGTGGCTGTTTGCTCGCAGCAACTTCGTTTGCGCAGCAGCCGGTGAATATCAGGCCGGTAGCGCATCAAGAGCAACCGCCGCCGGCGGTGCATCAGCTGCCGCCACAGGGGCAACTCGCGCCGCCGCAACCTCATGCGGGGCTCGCACTCGAGCAACTCGAGCAGATGGCGCTGCACAACAACCCTTCGCTCGGCCGTGCTCACGCGCAGGTGCAGATCGCGAAAGGGACCTGGGTGCAGGTCGGCTTGCCGCCGAATCCCTCGGTTGGTTACTCCGGCCAGCAGCTCGGCAGCAACGGACTCGCCGAACAACATGGCGTGTATGTGACGCAGGAAATTGTTCGCGGCGGCAAACTGAATCTCAATCGTCAGGCCGCCGCGCATGAAGTGGCTCGGGCCGAGCAGGAGTTGGTCGCGCAGCAATATCGCGTGCTCACCGATGTCCGTACCGCCTACTATCGCGTGTTGATCGCGCAGCGGCAGATCGATCTGACTACCGATATTGCCCGGATGTACAGCCAGGCACTCGACACAACCAACAAACTGCTAAAGGCCCAGGAAATCAGCCGGCTCGATCTGCTCGATGCTCAACTCGATTTGGAAAATGCCCGCGTCGCGCTGCAGAACGCGCAGTACAGCCATTCGTCCGCCTGGCGCAGTCTGACTGCCGTGCTTGGTCAACCCGATTTTCAACCGCAACCGTTGGCCGGCGATGTGACAGTCGCGGCCAAGAAGCTCAACTATCAGGAAATGCTGCAGCGAATGCTGACCGCAAGCCCCGAGATCGCCGCCGCGGCGAGTGAAATCGAACGGGCGCGCTGGGCCTATCAACGAGCGCTGGTCGAGCACAAAGGCAACGTCAACCTGCAAGCGCTTTACAACTGGCAAGACAACGGCATTGGCGGCCGGCCCGACGGCGCGCTCATCGTCGACATGCCGATCCCGATCTGGAACAAGAATCAGGGCGGCATCGTGAAAGCGCAGGGCGAAGTGACCGTGGCCGAGCACAAGATGGCGTTGCTAGAGCTGGATATTCAGCAGCGGTTAGCACCGGTCTTCGAGCGTTACGAAAGCTCGGCCAACCAGGTGGAGCGGATGCAAGGGACGATTCTCAAGCTCGCGCAGGAGAACGTTGACCTTTCGCGCAAAGCTTATCAGGCCGGTGAGCAGACATACCTGGAAATGCTCGACGCGCAGCGTAAGTACTCAAACGCACATTCGATGTATCTCGATGCCCTCCGTGATCTGCGGTTGGCCGAAGCCGAGATGGAAGGTTTCTTGTTGCAGAATAGCTTGCAGGCTAAGTAA
- a CDS encoding transglutaminase-like domain-containing protein: protein MWPISAGGPHFMLIKVGYEIAFVSPQPAPMVLMLYLHPTRALTTRQPDRLAIRPPLPVAEYHDLYGNKCGRIAAPAGRVVFRNEALVEDCGLPDLQAPQATQAQVQDLPNDVLLYLLASRYCEVDSELKDVAWRLFGETPPGWARVQAITNFVHRHIRFDYQKARANRTALDAFRERVGVCRDFMHLAITFCRNCNIPARYCTGYLGDIGVPAVPSPMDFSAWFEAYLGGQWYAFDARNNVPRVGRVLMARGRDAADVALTTTFGVNTLESFKVWTDEVRGN, encoded by the coding sequence ATGTGGCCGATCTCAGCCGGCGGTCCACACTTCATGCTGATCAAAGTTGGTTACGAGATTGCCTTCGTTTCGCCACAGCCGGCGCCGATGGTGCTGATGCTCTATTTGCATCCCACGCGGGCGTTGACTACACGTCAGCCCGATCGACTGGCCATTCGGCCGCCGCTGCCGGTGGCCGAATACCACGACTTGTACGGCAACAAATGTGGGCGGATTGCCGCGCCGGCCGGTCGCGTGGTGTTCCGCAATGAAGCCCTGGTTGAAGACTGCGGCCTGCCCGATTTGCAAGCACCGCAGGCCACGCAGGCGCAGGTGCAAGATCTGCCCAACGACGTGCTGCTGTACTTGCTCGCCAGTCGTTACTGCGAAGTCGATAGCGAACTCAAGGATGTGGCCTGGCGGCTATTCGGCGAGACTCCGCCGGGTTGGGCTCGCGTGCAGGCGATCACCAACTTCGTCCATCGGCACATTCGGTTCGACTATCAAAAGGCTCGCGCCAATCGCACGGCGCTTGACGCCTTTCGCGAGCGTGTGGGAGTCTGCCGCGACTTCATGCACCTGGCGATCACGTTCTGCCGTAATTGCAACATTCCCGCCCGCTACTGCACGGGCTATCTTGGCGACATCGGTGTGCCGGCGGTGCCGAGCCCGATGGATTTCAGCGCGTGGTTCGAAGCCTATCTCGGTGGCCAATGGTATGCCTTCGACGCCCGCAACAATGTGCCGCGCGTCGGCCGCGTGCTGATGGCCCGGGGTCGAGATGCCGCCGACGTGGCTCTTACGACGACCTTCGGCGTGAATACACTGGAGTCGTTCAAGGTCTGGACCGACGAAGTTCGCGGAAACTAA
- a CDS encoding gamma-glutamylcyclotransferase family protein — protein MRDDADQWYFAYGSNLLAAQMIERTGPIRTEEEQPRRARLPNQRVVFNMLGSDGEIYANIEPAAHDVLGVVYRIGPPGLASLDEFEEGYERRQVIVITDDGVELAAIVYVSLPENVTAPRQPSEEYLTRIITGAREQGLPGEYIETLLANLTVTHRQR, from the coding sequence GTGCGTGACGATGCCGATCAGTGGTACTTCGCCTACGGCAGCAACTTGCTCGCCGCGCAGATGATCGAGCGGACCGGGCCGATTCGCACCGAAGAAGAACAGCCTCGTCGTGCGCGGCTGCCGAATCAACGCGTGGTTTTCAACATGCTCGGCAGTGATGGCGAAATTTACGCCAACATCGAGCCTGCCGCTCACGACGTGCTCGGCGTGGTCTATCGAATCGGGCCGCCAGGGCTCGCTAGTTTGGATGAGTTCGAAGAGGGCTACGAGCGGCGTCAGGTGATCGTAATCACTGACGACGGCGTTGAACTGGCAGCGATCGTGTATGTCTCGCTGCCAGAAAACGTAACCGCGCCGCGGCAGCCGAGCGAGGAATATCTAACGCGGATCATTACCGGCGCGCGCGAGCAAGGCTTGCCTGGCGAATACATCGAAACGTTATTGGCGAACCTAACAGTTACTCATCGCCAACGGTAA
- the bcp gene encoding thioredoxin-dependent thiol peroxidase — protein sequence MADWLEEGTKAPAFTLADDNGNKVKLADLKGSPVVLYFYPADDTPGCTREACAFRDQQAELKKLGAKVLGVSPDDVASHGKFRDKFKLNFPLLADPDHAVAEKFGAWREKNMYGKKSMGIARSTFLIDGTGVIRKVWRAVKVDGHDAKVLEALQAMIEE from the coding sequence ATGGCAGATTGGCTTGAAGAAGGCACCAAGGCCCCGGCCTTCACTTTGGCGGACGACAACGGCAACAAGGTGAAGCTCGCCGACCTCAAGGGGAGCCCGGTCGTTCTCTACTTTTATCCCGCCGACGACACCCCCGGCTGCACGCGCGAAGCCTGCGCCTTTCGCGATCAACAAGCCGAACTGAAAAAGCTCGGCGCGAAGGTGCTCGGCGTGAGCCCCGACGATGTCGCCAGCCACGGCAAGTTTCGCGACAAGTTCAAACTCAACTTCCCGCTCCTCGCCGATCCGGATCACGCGGTGGCCGAAAAATTCGGCGCTTGGCGCGAGAAGAATATGTACGGCAAAAAGTCGATGGGCATCGCCCGCTCGACGTTCTTAATCGACGGAACGGGTGTCATTCGCAAAGTCTGGCGCGCGGTCAAAGTCGACGGCCATGATGCGAAGGTGCTGGAAGCGCTTCAGGCGATGATCGAAGAGTAA
- a CDS encoding emopamil-binding family protein, protein MAETAALKKDEWQPIRWGVYALLIAVAMAGMASRLMQVRSTSIADPSPFLSANDRSRWCTIRSLGDQGTYAIDDVIFNAKGDRQRAWHTIDLVKHRGRDSQEHFYSSKPTLLPTLMAGEYWLIKNTTGASLSNKHQTFYVARLMLLLSHVLPLIGAMWLVALFAEKLGTSQWGRIFVVACATQATFLSTFAITLNNHVVAAVAVIVALAALWPVFSNDSKAWWRFVVAGLAAAFAVTCELPALAFFAMLAVVILWRAPLQTLVAFTPAAVIVFAAALGTNYLAHESLKPAYAHRYKDGPVLAQLPADLAAKFEAGQLPPVAISEVKAKGIELSPKTIIEPRTAGERWVIWDEDGHDRLAVQLVKPDKIEIRAWDDWYDYEGTYWTADRLQGVDKGEPSVAVYIFNCLIGHHGLFSLTPIWLFSVWGLFLWLRGPRDARWFLAAAITLLTLVVLAFYFSRPLIDRNYGGVTSGLRWLFWLIPLWLLAIIPAADATANSRWGRIAAVICFAISVFSANYAALNPWSQPWLFEYWYQLGWINY, encoded by the coding sequence ATGGCGGAAACGGCGGCGTTGAAAAAGGATGAGTGGCAACCCATTCGCTGGGGCGTGTATGCGCTGCTGATCGCGGTAGCGATGGCAGGAATGGCGTCGCGGTTGATGCAGGTGCGCTCGACGAGCATCGCCGATCCTTCGCCGTTTTTGAGTGCAAACGACCGAAGTCGCTGGTGCACGATCCGCTCACTCGGTGATCAAGGAACGTATGCAATCGACGATGTCATCTTCAATGCCAAGGGAGATCGGCAACGGGCGTGGCACACGATCGACCTCGTAAAGCATCGCGGCCGCGACAGCCAGGAACATTTTTATTCCAGCAAGCCTACGCTCCTGCCAACGCTGATGGCGGGCGAGTATTGGCTGATCAAAAACACAACCGGGGCGTCGCTGAGCAACAAGCATCAGACATTTTATGTCGCGCGACTCATGCTGCTGCTCAGTCATGTGCTGCCGCTGATCGGAGCGATGTGGTTGGTGGCGCTATTTGCCGAGAAGTTGGGAACGAGCCAATGGGGCCGGATCTTTGTCGTCGCGTGCGCAACGCAGGCGACTTTTTTGTCAACGTTTGCCATCACGCTCAATAACCACGTCGTCGCTGCCGTGGCGGTGATCGTCGCGCTCGCGGCGCTGTGGCCCGTTTTCTCCAACGATTCAAAGGCTTGGTGGCGATTTGTAGTCGCAGGCCTCGCGGCGGCTTTTGCCGTAACTTGCGAGTTGCCGGCGCTGGCTTTTTTCGCGATGCTCGCGGTGGTGATTCTGTGGAGAGCACCGCTGCAAACACTCGTGGCGTTCACTCCTGCCGCGGTGATTGTATTTGCCGCCGCCCTCGGCACGAACTACCTCGCGCATGAGAGTTTGAAACCGGCCTACGCCCATCGCTACAAAGACGGCCCGGTCCTCGCACAACTGCCGGCCGATCTGGCCGCAAAATTCGAAGCGGGTCAGCTGCCGCCGGTTGCCATTAGCGAAGTAAAAGCCAAGGGGATCGAGCTCTCGCCGAAGACGATCATTGAACCACGCACTGCTGGCGAGCGGTGGGTGATTTGGGATGAAGATGGCCACGACCGCCTGGCCGTGCAATTGGTGAAGCCCGACAAGATCGAGATCCGCGCGTGGGACGACTGGTATGACTACGAGGGAACATATTGGACTGCCGATCGTCTGCAGGGCGTCGATAAGGGCGAGCCGTCGGTCGCGGTCTACATTTTCAATTGCCTGATTGGTCACCACGGCCTGTTTTCCCTCACACCGATTTGGCTCTTCAGCGTGTGGGGTTTGTTCCTGTGGTTGCGCGGCCCACGCGACGCGCGGTGGTTTCTTGCCGCGGCGATCACGTTACTGACGCTCGTCGTGCTGGCCTTTTACTTCAGCCGACCGCTCATCGATCGTAACTACGGCGGTGTGACGAGTGGCCTGAGGTGGTTGTTCTGGCTGATTCCGCTGTGGCTGCTCGCGATCATCCCCGCCGCCGATGCCACCGCCAATTCACGCTGGGGCCGAATCGCCGCCGTCATTTGTTTTGCGATCAGCGTCTTCTCGGCGAATTACGCCGCGCTCAATCCATGGTCCCAGCCGTGGCTGTTTGAATATTGGTATCAGCTGGGGTGGATTAACTATTGA
- a CDS encoding glycosyltransferase family 2 protein, with protein sequence MLTFVIPVYNEVESLRALHKELCEVSAEQKYEMEILFIDDGSKDGSWDLIRTLSTEDERVRGIRFRRNFGKAAALSAGFEAAKGDLVFTLDADLQDDPHEVPRFIEELDKGFDVISGWKQVRHDPWHKVGPSRVFNWLVGRLTGVKLHDHNCGFKCYRREVLEEVRIYGELHRFVPVLAAAKGWGVSEVVVNHRSRKFGYSKYGVSRIVKGFLDLLTVYFLTGFKERPQHLLGTLGILSFFIGSMGLLYLAVYWIVDKIFPAWEMEDLHNRPAVMYSMGALLLGAQLISMGFLAELITAYYGRNVNQYSIKDRIGIAATKPDERA encoded by the coding sequence ATGCTGACGTTCGTCATTCCGGTTTACAACGAAGTCGAGAGCCTGCGCGCATTGCACAAAGAGCTGTGCGAGGTTTCGGCGGAACAAAAATACGAGATGGAAATCCTGTTCATCGACGATGGCTCGAAGGACGGCTCGTGGGACTTGATCAGGACGCTATCGACCGAGGATGAGCGCGTTCGCGGCATTCGCTTTCGGCGCAACTTCGGCAAGGCGGCAGCGCTGTCGGCTGGCTTCGAAGCGGCGAAGGGCGATTTGGTTTTCACGCTCGATGCCGATCTGCAGGATGATCCGCATGAAGTGCCGCGGTTTATCGAAGAGCTCGACAAGGGCTTTGACGTGATCAGCGGTTGGAAGCAAGTGCGTCATGATCCCTGGCACAAAGTCGGGCCGTCGCGCGTGTTCAATTGGCTGGTCGGCCGCCTGACCGGCGTGAAGCTGCACGATCACAACTGCGGGTTCAAGTGTTATCGCCGCGAGGTGCTCGAGGAAGTTCGGATCTACGGTGAGTTGCATCGCTTTGTGCCGGTGCTCGCCGCGGCAAAAGGTTGGGGCGTGAGCGAAGTGGTCGTGAATCACCGCTCTCGCAAGTTCGGCTATAGCAAATACGGCGTGTCGCGGATCGTAAAGGGCTTTCTCGATTTGCTGACGGTCTACTTTCTCACCGGTTTCAAGGAACGGCCTCAGCATTTGCTCGGCACGCTCGGTATCCTTTCGTTCTTCATCGGCAGCATGGGTTTGCTTTACCTGGCTGTGTATTGGATCGTCGACAAAATCTTTCCCGCCTGGGAAATGGAAGACCTGCACAACCGCCCTGCCGTGATGTATTCGATGGGAGCGCTGCTGCTCGGCGCGCAGTTGATCTCGATGGGTTTTCTCGCCGAGTTGATCACGGCATATTACGGGCGGAATGTGAATCAGTATTCGATCAAGGATCGGATCGGCATCGCGGCAACGAAGCCGGACGAACGGGCTTAA
- a CDS encoding DUF6807 domain-containing protein, producing MLLPLLMSIALVSQASAGPQPVPTMQVLPLPQSQAAVEWDGKEISRYYFGADNRRTFLYPLIGPSGKSHTRMGHPRDPNSHSHHNSLWISHHDVNGVGFWNDSTKGRIVHKRVSRFEDTDAEALIEVENTWVDEANNKLLEETRAMRFLPQKNGEWLLVIDLLLAPGAAAKEGVTFGKTPFGITGVRMAKTIGVHDGGGRILNSEGGVNEAGVFWKQAKWVDYSGPLTKTESGGVTLFDHPMNPSYPSHFHVRDDGWMGACLSYEAPRSLAVGDKLKLRYGYWVHGGLQDKTSIDEQFAAFTKIGDVPPKSK from the coding sequence ATGTTGCTACCGCTTTTGATGTCGATCGCTCTCGTCAGCCAAGCTTCCGCAGGTCCGCAGCCCGTTCCTACCATGCAGGTGTTGCCGTTGCCGCAGAGTCAGGCGGCGGTCGAGTGGGATGGCAAAGAGATCAGCCGGTATTACTTTGGCGCCGACAATCGGCGGACCTTTCTTTATCCGCTGATCGGCCCGAGCGGCAAATCGCACACGCGGATGGGGCATCCTCGCGATCCTAACAGCCACAGCCATCACAACAGCTTGTGGATTAGCCATCACGATGTGAACGGCGTGGGCTTTTGGAACGACTCGACGAAGGGCCGCATCGTTCACAAACGCGTGAGCCGATTTGAAGACACCGATGCCGAGGCGCTGATCGAAGTTGAAAACACTTGGGTCGACGAAGCCAATAACAAACTGCTCGAAGAGACCCGCGCGATGCGGTTTCTGCCGCAGAAGAACGGTGAATGGCTGCTGGTGATCGATCTGCTGCTCGCTCCCGGCGCTGCGGCGAAGGAGGGCGTGACCTTTGGAAAAACGCCGTTCGGCATCACGGGCGTGCGAATGGCAAAGACCATTGGCGTGCATGATGGCGGCGGCCGGATTCTGAACAGCGAAGGGGGCGTGAATGAAGCGGGCGTCTTTTGGAAGCAAGCCAAGTGGGTCGATTACAGCGGCCCACTGACGAAAACGGAATCAGGCGGCGTCACACTTTTTGATCATCCCATGAATCCGAGTTACCCCTCGCACTTCCACGTGCGTGACGACGGCTGGATGGGCGCTTGCTTGAGTTATGAAGCGCCGCGCTCGCTCGCCGTGGGTGACAAGCTCAAGCTTCGTTATGGCTACTGGGTGCATGGCGGTCTGCAGGATAAAACAAGCATCGACGAACAATTTGCCGCATTCACCAAGATCGGCGACGTGCCGCCGAAGAGCAAATAA
- the greA gene encoding transcription elongation factor GreA: MVEYVPMTKKGFNKKKAELDRLDNVEMPLIAEKIAAARAEGDLKENAEYHAQREAQGLLQAKINHLKSELSRAQIIDPATLPRDQVCFGATITVRDVDMDEEEVYTLVGSGEEDYDTGKILVTSPLGQGLLGKKIGETAEIPAPKGSYELEVLKIDFSFLDD, from the coding sequence ATGGTCGAATACGTACCAATGACCAAGAAGGGCTTCAATAAAAAGAAGGCCGAATTGGATCGCCTCGATAACGTCGAAATGCCCCTGATCGCCGAAAAGATCGCTGCCGCGCGGGCGGAAGGCGATCTCAAGGAAAACGCCGAGTACCACGCCCAGCGCGAAGCGCAAGGCTTGCTGCAGGCCAAGATCAACCATCTGAAGAGCGAACTGTCGCGGGCCCAGATCATCGATCCCGCCACGCTGCCGCGCGATCAGGTTTGCTTTGGCGCGACCATCACCGTCCGCGATGTCGACATGGACGAGGAAGAGGTCTACACCCTCGTCGGCAGCGGCGAAGAAGACTACGACACCGGCAAGATTCTGGTCACCAGCCCGCTGGGCCAAGGCTTGCTCGGCAAAAAAATCGGCGAGACCGCGGAGATCCCCGCGCCGAAGGGTTCGTATGAACTCGAAGTCCTGAAAATCGATTTCAGCTTTTTGGATGACTAA
- a CDS encoding ArsR/SmtB family transcription factor: protein MKEPEEFQNCAERLKAVADPERLRILQVLFRGPCTVGQIAEQLSEDIVKVSHHLSILRRSKIVLPTRQGRFIQYSIHPEVQAATSAEGEAQINFGCCHLDLKLESKGA, encoded by the coding sequence ATGAAAGAGCCCGAGGAATTTCAAAACTGTGCCGAGCGGCTCAAAGCCGTCGCCGATCCCGAGCGGCTGCGAATTCTGCAAGTGTTGTTTCGGGGGCCGTGCACGGTCGGTCAGATCGCCGAGCAGTTGTCTGAGGACATCGTCAAGGTGTCTCATCACCTCTCGATTCTGCGGCGGAGCAAGATCGTGCTGCCCACGCGGCAGGGGCGGTTCATTCAGTACTCGATTCATCCCGAGGTGCAAGCCGCAACCTCAGCCGAGGGCGAAGCTCAAATCAACTTCGGCTGCTGTCATCTCGATCTGAAGCTGGAATCGAAGGGCGCCTAG
- a CDS encoding REP-associated tyrosine transposase: MSDYRRYFVRGGTYFFTVVTERRASLFADEKAREILGNVLRESVIWRPFKVLAIVLLPDHLHAIWQLPAGDDKYDIRWNWIKRQFTMRWLRTGGREQRRRRSRIRERRRGIWQRRYWEHLIDDEYDLENHVDYMHYNPVKHGYVKRPRDWPESSFHRWSMLGHYDLDWGRSYIPVELPGNAGE; encoded by the coding sequence ATGTCGGACTATCGTCGATACTTCGTACGCGGAGGCACGTATTTCTTCACGGTGGTTACCGAGCGCCGCGCGTCGCTTTTCGCAGATGAAAAAGCTCGCGAAATCCTGGGTAACGTCTTGCGCGAGTCTGTCATTTGGCGGCCGTTCAAAGTCTTGGCGATTGTCCTGTTGCCCGATCATTTGCATGCCATTTGGCAACTACCAGCGGGCGACGACAAGTACGACATCCGCTGGAATTGGATCAAACGCCAATTCACCATGCGCTGGCTGCGGACCGGCGGTCGCGAACAGCGTCGTCGTCGATCTCGCATCCGCGAGCGCCGCCGAGGAATCTGGCAGCGTCGGTATTGGGAGCATTTAATCGACGACGAATATGATCTGGAGAACCATGTCGACTACATGCACTACAACCCCGTCAAGCACGGCTACGTGAAGCGGCCGCGCGACTGGCCAGAGTCGTCATTTCACCGCTGGTCAATGCTCGGTCACTATGACCTCGATTGGGGAAGGTCGTACATACCCGTGGAACTGCCAGGCAATGCTGGCGAGTAG